ATTGAAAGAGATTTGTAAAATATCTGCGAAAGACTATTAGCGGCAGGTTTTTTTGTAGCATTAATAATAAAAACATTCGTTATTGGAGTAGTCGCTGGCCTCTAAGGCTATAGGCCAGCGACTAGTTTAGAAGAGATCAATCGTCCGGAGGAAGTAGATCCGGGTTCCAGACGATCTCCCATAAGTGACCGTCAGGGTCCGCGAAGTAGGCGGCGTAGCCACCATAGAATGTATCCTGGGCGGATTTGATGATTTTGGCCCCGGCCCGCGCTGCCGCCCTCAAACCCTGATCGACGTCTTCTCGACGCACTACATTGTGCCCGATGGTAAGGGCGGTGGGGCTAATTGGCTGCACCGGGAGCCCAGTATCATGGGCAATGTCGGCCTGCGCCCACAGAGCGAGCTTTAGCCCGCCAGACAGGTCGAAAAAACGCAACCGCGCCATGCTCGAATTCCCGTCCTATGATGCCTGTTGTCGGCAGTCCAAGTCCATCTCGGTAGAATGCCAGCGATCTTTCGAGATCAGCTACGCCAAGCGTCAGAACGGATATTAGAGGTTTCATGTCATGCCCTTTCTATCGGCACCTGCACCATGCAGACGCCTTGATAGTCTTGGGCCGCTGACTTGTAGCGGAAGGTCCCGCAAAAAGCGGGGGCCGGGCCAACCTTCCCGCGCCTAACCTGTTTCAGACCAGCAAAAAGTAGATGGTGCATTTGGAGCGGTCAATAACGGCGAGGTTCGAATTGCCGCTTTTGGGCGCCTTCCTAAAGCGCTCGTTTGTGGAGGGGATCTGCAACGGTCAGTTTTTTGCAGCCACTAAACCGGTTCAAAACTGAAGTCGTTGTTGAAGGTTTTTGGGGGGCTTGGCGTACTAACTGCCTCTGATCCGCTTCCATAGCGACCTTCTGGGCGTCTCCCCTGCCCCATCTGGAGGCGCAAGACGTGCCAGTGATTGCGCTTGTTGCTTCCAGTCAGCTTTGTCAGCTTCCAAGCGCTCTATCGTTTCCATGGCTGCATTAAGTTTGACTTGCAAAACGCTGATTTCAACGGCGTTTGTGTCGCTGTTGGGCGTGGTCAAACTTGACTGGTCAACGTGAGTTTCACTTAGGCGCGGCTTGTAAACTCTCGCCAGCTCTGACTGGTCAATTTCCCATGACCCTTGACCATCTTTTCTAGCGGACAACTTGCCTTCTTTTAGGTGTTTCATGAGGGTGGGGCGAGAAATTTGGTAGTGCTTGACCGCCTCCCTTACACTTACTTTTCCCACCGTTGAGATCCCTGCTTCATACCATGTTAGGTGTGGCTATTTTCCTGTTAGGTTGACCATAGAGCTTTACAGGGCACGCGGTCAATTTGACTTCAGACATGCCTCATCTTTCAGGCTCGTCTAATGGTGTTCGGGCTTACCTCAAACAGACGCGACAGTTCTGCAATGCCACGACCTTCTTGGTCGCGCATCCGAACCACCTCTGCACGGCGTTCGGGAGATAGGGCTGGGGGTCTGCCGCCGATCCTTCCGCGCTTACGGGAGGCCACGAGCCCTTCTTTAGTCCGCTCAGAAATACGCTCACGCTCAAACTGAGCGATAGAGGCAAAGACATGAAACACAAGCCTACCAGCAGGCGTCGTTGTGTCGATGTCCTCAGCCAGGGAACGAAAGCCTGCACCCTTCGCGCTAATAGCCCCCATGATGTGCAGAAGATCCTGCAACGACCGGCTCAGTCGGTCATATTTGGCGACTACCACGACATCAGCCTGACGCAGCTGGTCAATCATACGGTCCAGCTCGGGTCGTGACTTCTTGGTGCCCGACACTTTCTCCGTAAAGATGCGCTCGGCGCCGGCTGCCTCAAGGGCAGAGGTTTGGGGATCAAGGTGCTGATCTTCTGTCGAGACGCGTGCATAGCCAACGATCATGAATCTGACCCTTCCAAAAACCTTCAACAACTATGTCAGTTTTGAACAGGGTTTATGGCAGCGTCAATCGGGGTGGTTTGCGCACGTTCCAAAAACGAGCGTTTCTGGAACAGTCAGGAAGCATCGCTTTGCAGACGAGAGCAGAATCTCGCTATCCCGAAAGGCTTGCTGCTTGAAAATCGATCAATCCTTGCTCTGGCTTTATTAAGCTTCTGATAATGACATAGATTTGCCAAAATCTCGGGTTCGAGGTGGTATTGTTTATAAACGAGCGCATTAGCGCTAACTTCGGAGCAGTACCTTGGCTAAAACGTATACGTTTGAAGCTCTCGGATTGCTGCATGGCAGAATGGACGAGGACCTTCTCAACATCATCACTCTTGCGACCCGCATGTTTCGCGTGCCTATCTCATTTGTGTCTGTTTTGGAAAGCCAAGAGAAACGGCAACATATTTCTGCATCTGTAGGTCCATTCTTTGACAACCCTGATGTAGGCGACATGCCGATCGAAGGATCAATCTGTCAGTATGTACAGGCAAGTCAGAAGACGGTCGCTATCCCAGATTTACTAAAAGATGCTCGCACTTTCGATAACGAGTTTGTTGTCCAGAACGGCTTACGCTCTTATCTGGGCAGTCCAATACATACAACGGCAGGGAAAGTAATCGGCGCGCTATGCTGCATGTCCGCCTCCCCCGTGAATGGACGCAGGATGAAATTAGTATTCTAGAAGACTTAGCTCGCTGCGTCGATGGCATCGTAAAAGCTCGAACGTTGGCACTGGAGGAACGCAAAGCGCGCGTCGATTTGCAAGATATCATGGCGAATAGAAGCGGCTACATTGCGCACGTTAGCCACGAAATAAGGACGCCGCTTACCGGTATCATCGGCTCGATCAAGATGCTCGGCGAAGTGAAATCTGAAGATCAATCAAAACGTCTGATGACGATCCTCAATCGGTCAGCCGAAAAGCTTCTGGGCTTTGTGAATGATGTGCTTGATCTAGCCAAACTCGATGCTGGCCACTTCGAAATCATAGAAGAAGAAGCGGACATTGGTAAACTTTCCAGCGACGTCTTAGACGAATTCATGGGGCTCGCAGACGCCAAGTCGATCCGCATGAGTGTCAAAGATCAACTCGCCGGAACCACCTATCTTGCCGACAAATTAGCGTTTCAAACCATCCTGCAAAATCTGATCGGCAATGCTGTTAAATTTACGGATACTGGATCTGTCACCGTCAATATAAGTGAAGATTCTTATGGCCAGGTTGCCATTGATGTCGCCGATACAGGTATTGGCATTGCACCAGAATACCATAAGAAAATCTTTAATGAGTTTGAGCAAGCTGACGCGGTCAACCCGAGAATTTACGGCGGAACAGGTCTTGGTATGCCCATCGTGAAGCGTATGGTTGACCGGATGGAAGGTACCATCACCGTTAAAAGCCAGCCGGGCCAAGGCTCAACGTTCTCGATCTTGGTTCCACTACAAAGAGTTTTCCATCGCGAAGTTGCGGCCCAAACTGATCTCTGAACCATCCAACTAGCTGCTGCCATGGCCTAAAGCCCAGCAGCCTTGCGCAGAGCATCGTTAATCCGGCTTTGCCAACCAGCGCCTTGCGCCTTGAACGCAGCAATAACGTCCGGGTCCAGACGGATCGTCGTGGACACCTTGGTCACATCCGCTTTTGGCCGTCCGCGCTGAACGGTCGCCTTGGCGATCTTGTCGGCCCAGTAAGGTGCTGACAGGTCGGGCGCATCATCGTCAGAAGCGGCCTGCATATGCTCTTTGTTCTCGCTCATTGGCTTTCCTCAAGCTGATGATACGGCGTGCTGTGCCGCGTTGTGTCCAGACCATGACCACCATGCGGGCATCGAGAAAGCCGATCGTGATCTGACGCGTCTCGCCGTAGTCCTGGCGATCGTCCTCCACCGTCAGGGTGGTTTCGTCGAAGATCTCTGCGGCGCGGGCCATATCCGTGCCGCGCTCGGCGAGAGTGGCGTCACGCTTAGCGGTCGGGTATTCAATGTCCATACTTTATGTTACTACAATAAGTAGTTCAAGACGCAAAGGCAAAACCCTTTCAGAAGTGCCTACCGCGCCGAGTAACTTTTACACCATGTGGTGAAGGTTTTCTCGATGCTGGTTGCATCCAGCGGGATCGACTTCTCGCCGCACCACTTGCGAAACGCATCGGCCAATTTGCGAAGATCCGGGACGTGCCCACCTTCCAGCCTTGGCGCAGTGTCCCGTGCGATGCGGTCCCAAGGCTGCGTGTCCCGCACCGTGCCATGTTCTGGGAAGGTTAGGGACGGGGTTTCCGCTGTCCCGTCGCGCCGCGCCTTGCGGCCTGTCTTAGGGCGATCCAACTCACGCTTCGTGTCTCGCTTCCGCTCCGGCTCTTTTTCAGCCCGTGCGATAGTAATGCCGGTCACGGTACGCCCAACTTTGCGCGGTGTGGCGGTCAACGTCATTCGTGAGGTTTGATTGATTTCGTCGATGGCAGCTT
The Loktanella sp. M215 DNA segment above includes these coding regions:
- a CDS encoding VOC family protein, with the translated sequence MARLRFFDLSGGLKLALWAQADIAHDTGLPVQPISPTALTIGHNVVRREDVDQGLRAAARAGAKIIKSAQDTFYGGYAAYFADPDGHLWEIVWNPDLLPPDD
- a CDS encoding VOC family protein is translated as MKPLISVLTLGVADLERSLAFYRDGLGLPTTGIIGREFEHGAVAFFRPVWRAKARSVGAGRHCP
- a CDS encoding recombinase family protein, with product MIVGYARVSTEDQHLDPQTSALEAAGAERIFTEKVSGTKKSRPELDRMIDQLRQADVVVVAKYDRLSRSLQDLLHIMGAISAKGAGFRSLAEDIDTTTPAGRLVFHVFASIAQFERERISERTKEGLVASRKRGRIGGRPPALSPERRAEVVRMRDQEGRGIAELSRLFEVSPNTIRRA
- a CDS encoding GAF domain-containing protein, which gives rise to MAKTYTFEALGLLHGRMDEDLLNIITLATRMFRVPISFVSVLESQEKRQHISASVGPFFDNPDVGDMPIEGSICQYVQASQKTVAIPDLLKDARTFDNEFVVQNGLRSYLGSPIHTTAGKVIGALCCMSASPVNGRRMKLVF
- a CDS encoding sensor histidine kinase, whose product is MLHVRLPREWTQDEISILEDLARCVDGIVKARTLALEERKARVDLQDIMANRSGYIAHVSHEIRTPLTGIIGSIKMLGEVKSEDQSKRLMTILNRSAEKLLGFVNDVLDLAKLDAGHFEIIEEEADIGKLSSDVLDEFMGLADAKSIRMSVKDQLAGTTYLADKLAFQTILQNLIGNAVKFTDTGSVTVNISEDSYGQVAIDVADTGIGIAPEYHKKIFNEFEQADAVNPRIYGGTGLGMPIVKRMVDRMEGTITVKSQPGQGSTFSILVPLQRVFHREVAAQTDL
- a CDS encoding BrnA antitoxin family protein, coding for MSENKEHMQAASDDDAPDLSAPYWADKIAKATVQRGRPKADVTKVSTTIRLDPDVIAAFKAQGAGWQSRINDALRKAAGL
- a CDS encoding BrnT family toxin — encoded protein: MDIEYPTAKRDATLAERGTDMARAAEIFDETTLTVEDDRQDYGETRQITIGFLDARMVVMVWTQRGTARRIISLRKANEREQRAYAGRF